AAAATTTATGAATACAGAAAAGTTGTCGAAAATGTAAAAGATAGAAAAAATGAAATTTCACTTGAGGATGCACAAAAAATTGATAAGAGATATAAAATTGGTGATATTGTAGCAATAGAGATTCCCATTTCCCAGTTTAGCAGAAAGGCGGCAATGACAGTCAGGCAGACAGTTATAGGCAAGATAAGAGAAAAAAAGAGGAGCATCATATTTGAAGATTATTCTTCAAAGATTGATAATATAGTTACAGGTATTATACAGAGGATTGATAAAAAGAATGTTATTGTAGAAATTGAAGGTGGGAAGGTTGAAGCAATACTTCCAATGGAGGAGCAAATACCCGGTGAAGAGTACAAACCAGGGACATTGATGAAATTTTATCTTGTTGATGTTAAAATTCCTCCCAAAGAAAAAGAACCTATTGTTTATCTTTCAAGAACTCATCCAAATTTAATAAAAAGGCTTATGGAGAATGAAGTGCCTGAGATACAAGAGGGTATAATTGAAATAAAAGCAATTGCAAGAGAGGCAGGGTCAAGGTCAAAGGTAGCAGTTTATTCTAACAGCTTAAAAGTTGATCCTGTTGGAGCTTGTATAGGTGAAAAGGGGATACGAAT
The sequence above is drawn from the Caldicellulosiruptor bescii DSM 6725 genome and encodes:
- the nusA gene encoding transcription termination factor NusA — translated: MPKKEQTLDFQELFSAIDELEREYKIEKDYVYSVLESALLTAYKQVKGIKDKNLSNVKVSIDPEKGSVKIYEYRKVVENVKDRKNEISLEDAQKIDKRYKIGDIVAIEIPISQFSRKAAMTVRQTVIGKIREKKRSIIFEDYSSKIDNIVTGIIQRIDKKNVIVEIEGGKVEAILPMEEQIPGEEYKPGTLMKFYLVDVKIPPKEKEPIVYLSRTHPNLIKRLMENEVPEIQEGIIEIKAIAREAGSRSKVAVYSNSLKVDPVGACIGEKGIRIQNVLKHLNGEKIDIVKWSSDIGEFIKNALSPAEVVHIDLNLIEKKAFVLVPNSQLSLAIGKGGQNARLAAKLTGWKIDIKGKD